A genomic stretch from uncultured Cohaesibacter sp. includes:
- a CDS encoding methyl-accepting chemotaxis protein has protein sequence MFSRLSITAKMLTVSIATIIVVLSAGIAVIGWQSSDITHKISVREAKAEAKKEAAIVKAAMEYGLVSAQNMTYALSALKVGDLQDRSIWTGILKQTMEENSRLSGAWGAVIGDALDGKDSDYVNAEYHDKSGVWRPYFFRNSDGAIEFRTISDMDELSPEEMAWYYGAYNSGKPYVTEPYSWDMGGRTVVGVSLAIPIKNAKGQTIGVAGTDLTLSELSEALGKAKPLETGSVHLISHEGKWVAHPDAALLGKDWSEGRSGEDLSHEAAMMAAVKNAEELTYTGYSNSLQSEVIRIVEPVLVGDTGYSMSLVVNVPVDTLSTASSQILMTVLMVGAALLIALAAALVVVGIAVIRKPLQTTISSIMELVNRNYDAPIHYLDRKDEVGQINQALEVFRESSKRAEVLSREQKEEQAEQLRRADLINQLAQEFDQQVTGLLDVIFGSVKNLNATSASLTNGADDTSNRSNAVAAASEEASTNVETVAAAAEELFASVNEIDRQVEQSNRIADNAVAQARRTNEKIEGLSTAASRIGEVVKLITDIAEQTNLLALNATIEAARAGEAGRGFAVVASEVKELANQTSKATDEISEQISAVQAETDGAVEAIKEITDTIEHMNRIASAISEAVEQQGHATQEIARNIQEASAGTREVSSNILGVSSSANETGEAARHVRSSAEELETEAQSLREGVQGFLGQVRKVVGSKAA, from the coding sequence ATGTTTTCTAGATTGTCGATTACCGCCAAAATGCTGACCGTCAGCATCGCCACCATCATCGTGGTTCTGTCCGCAGGTATTGCCGTCATCGGATGGCAAAGCTCGGATATCACCCATAAGATCTCGGTGCGCGAGGCCAAGGCCGAGGCGAAAAAAGAAGCTGCGATCGTCAAGGCTGCCATGGAATACGGGCTCGTATCCGCGCAAAATATGACCTATGCGCTGTCGGCACTGAAAGTCGGGGACCTGCAGGATCGGTCGATCTGGACGGGTATCCTGAAGCAGACCATGGAAGAAAATAGCCGCCTTTCTGGCGCATGGGGTGCTGTAATCGGCGATGCTCTGGACGGCAAGGATAGTGACTATGTCAATGCCGAGTATCACGATAAAAGCGGTGTCTGGCGTCCCTATTTCTTCCGCAATTCGGATGGCGCCATCGAATTTCGCACCATCTCGGACATGGATGAGCTATCTCCGGAAGAAATGGCCTGGTATTACGGCGCTTATAATAGTGGCAAGCCCTATGTGACCGAGCCCTACAGCTGGGATATGGGTGGACGTACCGTTGTCGGCGTTTCTCTCGCCATTCCGATCAAGAATGCAAAGGGCCAAACCATCGGCGTTGCTGGTACGGACCTCACCCTGTCGGAGTTGTCCGAGGCGCTTGGCAAGGCCAAGCCGCTTGAGACCGGGTCGGTGCATCTGATCTCCCACGAAGGCAAGTGGGTCGCGCATCCCGATGCAGCCCTTCTCGGCAAGGATTGGTCCGAGGGGCGCTCGGGTGAGGATCTCAGCCATGAGGCGGCCATGATGGCTGCGGTCAAGAATGCTGAGGAATTGACCTACACCGGTTATTCCAACAGTCTGCAGTCGGAGGTGATCCGTATTGTCGAGCCCGTGCTTGTCGGTGACACCGGCTACAGCATGAGCCTTGTTGTCAACGTGCCGGTCGACACCCTCTCCACTGCCAGTTCGCAAATTCTGATGACCGTTCTCATGGTGGGTGCTGCGCTGCTGATTGCTCTTGCTGCTGCCCTTGTGGTCGTTGGTATCGCAGTCATCCGCAAGCCGCTTCAGACAACGATTTCCAGTATCATGGAGCTTGTCAATCGCAACTATGATGCGCCAATCCACTATCTGGATCGCAAGGATGAAGTCGGCCAGATCAATCAGGCGCTCGAGGTCTTCCGCGAAAGCTCGAAGCGGGCGGAAGTTCTGAGCCGGGAGCAGAAAGAAGAGCAGGCCGAGCAGCTACGCCGGGCTGATTTGATCAACCAGCTGGCGCAGGAATTCGACCAGCAGGTAACCGGGCTTCTCGATGTGATCTTTGGGTCGGTGAAGAATCTCAATGCGACCTCGGCGAGCCTGACCAATGGGGCGGACGATACCTCCAACCGCTCCAATGCCGTGGCGGCAGCGTCTGAGGAAGCGTCCACCAATGTGGAAACCGTCGCTGCTGCGGCTGAGGAGCTTTTCGCCTCGGTCAATGAAATCGACCGTCAGGTCGAGCAGTCCAACAGGATCGCGGACAATGCCGTTGCACAGGCCCGGCGCACCAACGAGAAGATCGAAGGTCTGTCGACAGCTGCCAGCCGCATTGGTGAAGTGGTGAAACTGATCACCGATATTGCGGAGCAGACCAACCTTCTGGCCCTCAACGCCACCATCGAGGCGGCGCGTGCCGGAGAGGCTGGACGAGGCTTCGCCGTGGTTGCCTCCGAGGTAAAGGAACTGGCCAACCAGACCTCTAAGGCGACCGATGAAATTTCTGAGCAGATTTCTGCGGTGCAGGCCGAGACCGATGGCGCTGTTGAGGCGATTAAGGAGATTACCGATACCATTGAGCATATGAACCGTATTGCGTCGGCCATCTCCGAGGCTGTCGAACAGCAGGGACATGCAACGCAGGAAATCGCACGCAACATTCAGGAAGCCTCTGCTGGCACGCGCGAAGTGTCGTCCAACATTCTCGGTGTGTCCTCTTCGGCCAATGAGACAGGCGAAGCCGCACGCCATGTGCGCTCTTCTGCGGAGGAACTGGAAACCGAAGCGCAGAGCCTGCGCGAAGGGGTTCAGGGCTTCCTTGGGCAAGTCCGCAAGGTGGTTGGATCGAAAGCTGCCTGA
- a CDS encoding Rrf2 family transcriptional regulator: protein MPTDSRLPRVLHTLLHLDEAEAPLTSEMIGKMLGTNPSLVRRTMAGLRKAGMVESIKGHGGGWILAKSLDQITLAEVYDALGTPTLFAVGVSGDRPDCLLERAANVATVNALDKARESFLSELKAITVADLFDEPRAQVAAFQEKAGSTCGTKQ from the coding sequence ATGCCCACCGATAGCCGACTGCCCCGCGTCCTTCACACCCTGCTCCATCTCGACGAAGCAGAAGCCCCCCTCACTTCGGAAATGATTGGCAAGATGTTGGGAACAAATCCATCCCTTGTCCGCCGTACGATGGCCGGCTTGCGCAAGGCGGGAATGGTGGAGTCAATCAAAGGGCATGGTGGCGGCTGGATCTTGGCCAAATCGCTTGACCAGATAACGCTTGCCGAAGTCTATGACGCTCTAGGAACACCGACACTGTTTGCCGTCGGCGTCTCGGGAGATCGACCCGATTGCCTTTTGGAACGCGCCGCAAATGTGGCAACAGTCAATGCGTTGGACAAAGCCCGCGAAAGCTTTCTCTCCGAGCTTAAGGCTATCACTGTCGCAGACCTTTTTGATGAACCGCGCGCCCAAGTCGCTGCTTTTCAAGAGAAAGCCGGATCAACTTGCGGAACCAAGCAATAG
- a CDS encoding MFS transporter translates to MKSLQAITQPNNQNWLATGALLVGAFMNMLDATIVNLALPAIRDDLGAGPNTQQWVLVAYLLTFAAGLLPMGRFGDLFGRKRMFMAGLCGFLATSLAAGMATSAYGLVFSHAVQGAAAAAMVPQVLAIIHELFEPEERGKAIGLFGMVNALGAVAGPVIGGLLISADLYGLGWRLVFLINLPIGLAALVGATLWLPKDKAFRRGKADWLGAGFFALCISLLFYPMIEGRSLGWPVWLIAAPVVATIFALAFWRRQRWLAATDRLQTLPTTLMTHSGYVTGVASVMVVISGLSGTMVILAITLQTGLGLTPAAAGLAIISHPLCAMLASFFSGRFGARWLALRMTGGLFCLFVGLVGLRIAGMTMMSGVDILGPLILVGSGAGLIFVALFQSTLAEVSASVAGAGSGALQACQQVGIAFGIAIVGQIFFATLESQHAGNGYRSAFTTALIYPIAVTAVLCLFSLRKFLFKRTNR, encoded by the coding sequence ATGAAAAGCCTGCAAGCGATAACGCAACCCAACAATCAAAACTGGCTTGCAACCGGAGCGCTTCTTGTTGGTGCGTTCATGAATATGCTGGATGCGACCATCGTCAATCTGGCATTGCCTGCCATCCGCGATGATCTCGGTGCTGGGCCGAACACTCAACAATGGGTTCTCGTCGCGTATTTGCTCACCTTCGCAGCAGGGCTTTTGCCCATGGGGCGGTTTGGTGATCTGTTCGGTCGCAAACGCATGTTCATGGCAGGTCTTTGTGGCTTTCTGGCCACCTCGCTTGCGGCGGGGATGGCGACGAGCGCCTATGGTCTGGTCTTTTCGCACGCTGTTCAAGGGGCGGCTGCCGCTGCGATGGTACCGCAAGTTTTGGCGATCATTCACGAGCTTTTCGAACCGGAGGAACGCGGCAAGGCGATTGGCCTCTTTGGTATGGTCAATGCGCTGGGTGCTGTGGCCGGACCTGTGATTGGCGGGCTTTTGATATCCGCCGACCTTTATGGCTTGGGATGGCGTCTTGTCTTCCTCATCAACCTGCCAATCGGTTTGGCGGCCCTTGTTGGAGCGACGCTCTGGTTGCCCAAAGACAAGGCTTTCAGACGTGGCAAAGCCGATTGGCTTGGTGCGGGCTTTTTTGCCTTGTGCATTTCTCTGCTCTTCTATCCAATGATTGAGGGGAGGTCACTCGGCTGGCCTGTTTGGCTGATAGCGGCCCCTGTTGTTGCGACGATCTTCGCTCTGGCCTTTTGGCGGCGTCAGCGTTGGCTGGCAGCTACCGATCGGCTTCAAACATTGCCGACAACACTGATGACACATTCTGGTTATGTCACAGGTGTCGCCAGCGTCATGGTGGTGATCAGCGGGCTCTCCGGGACCATGGTGATATTGGCAATTACCCTGCAAACGGGTTTGGGGCTGACACCAGCCGCTGCCGGTCTGGCCATTATATCCCACCCTCTATGCGCAATGCTGGCCTCTTTCTTCAGTGGGCGTTTCGGTGCACGCTGGCTTGCCTTGCGTATGACAGGTGGCCTTTTTTGCCTGTTTGTGGGATTGGTGGGGCTTCGTATCGCTGGCATGACGATGATGAGTGGGGTCGATATTCTTGGTCCATTGATTTTGGTTGGCAGCGGCGCGGGGCTCATATTTGTCGCCTTGTTCCAGTCGACCCTTGCCGAGGTTTCTGCGTCTGTTGCAGGGGCCGGCTCTGGTGCGTTGCAGGCCTGTCAACAGGTGGGCATTGCCTTCGGGATTGCGATCGTTGGCCAGATTTTCTTTGCCACACTTGAAAGCCAGCACGCTGGCAACGGATATCGCAGCGCCTTCACGACGGCTTTGATCTACCCTATCGCCGTTACCGCTGTACTTTGCCTGTTTTCGTTACGAAAATTTCTTTTCAAAAGGACAAATCGATGA
- a CDS encoding class I SAM-dependent methyltransferase, whose product MTFSIEGKTPLQFWEGLYANASGETSDNPSTALARFAKDRAPGVALDLGCAKGDDAVWLAKQGWQVLGVDIAPAALRHATANAARNNVTVRFEQHDLSQSFPDGTFDLISANFLQTPFDLPWTDIIRRAAKALGPGGLLLAVTHERVAPWAWSDSEQALPNAKDRFADLALPQSDWYQLYVGPVDRMASGPDGQQAQVRDAVIALERCMKTN is encoded by the coding sequence ATGACTTTCAGCATTGAAGGAAAGACACCATTGCAATTCTGGGAAGGGCTTTATGCCAATGCATCTGGGGAAACATCGGACAATCCCTCGACCGCTCTGGCTCGTTTTGCAAAAGATCGGGCACCTGGGGTCGCATTGGATCTGGGCTGCGCAAAGGGGGACGACGCGGTCTGGCTCGCCAAACAAGGCTGGCAGGTTTTGGGCGTTGACATTGCTCCAGCCGCCCTAAGACATGCAACTGCGAATGCCGCGCGCAACAATGTGACGGTCCGTTTTGAGCAACATGATCTGTCCCAAAGCTTTCCTGACGGTACGTTCGATCTGATTTCCGCAAATTTCTTGCAAACACCTTTTGACTTGCCATGGACCGACATAATACGCCGCGCCGCCAAGGCGCTCGGTCCGGGTGGATTGCTCCTCGCCGTAACCCACGAGCGCGTCGCCCCTTGGGCATGGAGTGATTCCGAACAGGCCTTGCCCAACGCCAAAGACAGGTTTGCCGACTTGGCCTTGCCCCAATCCGACTGGTACCAGCTCTATGTCGGCCCCGTGGACAGGATGGCCTCAGGGCCGGATGGGCAACAGGCTCAAGTCCGTGATGCTGTCATTGCGCTGGAGCGATGCATGAAGACGAACTGA
- a CDS encoding GTP-binding protein gives MLKSPNSDTRLPVTVLSGFLGSGKTTLLNHVLNNRDGRRVAVIVNDMSEVNIDADLVREETELNRAEEKLVEMTNGCICCTLRDDLLVEVRRLAEEGRFDYLLIESTGVSEPLPVAATFEFRDENGLSLSDLARLDTMVTVVDAVHLTKDFGSTEFLKDRGEEVAEDDARTLVDLFVDQIEFADLIILNKVSDASPVQLETARAIIRSLNADARVIETNFGKVDSDDIFDTGLFDFDRAHEHPMWFKELYGFEDHVPEDAEYGVTSFVWNARRPLVPEKFNELLQTPLPGVIRAKGHFWLASRHHMVGEFSLAGAMARTELLGYWWAAMPEERWPKDEEMRAKVKARFDPVYGDRRQEIVFIGMLGEMNKDRICAMLERCLIDPIQEGEGFRPEKYRQLPDPFPVWG, from the coding sequence ATGTTAAAGTCGCCTAATTCTGACACTCGTCTCCCCGTAACCGTTCTTTCTGGTTTTCTGGGATCTGGCAAGACTACGCTTCTCAATCACGTCCTTAACAATAGAGATGGCCGCCGCGTTGCGGTGATTGTCAACGACATGAGCGAAGTTAATATTGACGCAGATCTGGTGCGCGAAGAGACAGAACTCAATCGCGCTGAAGAAAAGCTCGTGGAAATGACAAATGGCTGCATTTGCTGCACTCTTCGAGATGATTTGCTCGTCGAGGTGCGTAGGCTCGCTGAGGAAGGGCGCTTTGATTACTTGCTGATTGAAAGCACGGGCGTGTCTGAGCCTTTGCCTGTTGCCGCAACGTTTGAGTTTCGGGATGAAAATGGGCTAAGTCTCTCTGATCTTGCACGATTGGACACCATGGTCACAGTGGTGGATGCTGTTCATTTGACCAAGGATTTCGGCTCCACCGAGTTTCTCAAGGATCGGGGAGAAGAAGTTGCTGAGGATGATGCCCGCACGCTGGTCGATCTCTTTGTCGATCAAATAGAATTTGCCGATCTGATCATCTTGAATAAAGTATCTGATGCGTCCCCTGTTCAGCTAGAGACTGCCCGAGCCATTATCCGAAGCCTGAACGCTGATGCGAGAGTGATTGAAACCAATTTCGGTAAAGTGGACAGTGATGATATTTTTGACACTGGCTTGTTTGATTTTGATCGCGCGCACGAACATCCAATGTGGTTCAAAGAGCTCTACGGCTTCGAGGATCATGTGCCCGAAGATGCCGAATATGGCGTGACCAGCTTTGTATGGAACGCACGAAGGCCCCTGGTTCCAGAAAAGTTCAATGAGCTCCTGCAGACACCGCTTCCCGGCGTTATTCGGGCCAAGGGTCATTTCTGGTTGGCATCGCGCCATCACATGGTTGGTGAATTTTCGCTCGCCGGAGCAATGGCCCGAACTGAGCTGCTCGGCTATTGGTGGGCTGCAATGCCCGAAGAACGGTGGCCTAAGGATGAGGAAATGCGTGCAAAAGTGAAGGCTCGATTTGATCCGGTTTATGGGGACAGACGGCAAGAGATCGTGTTTATCGGCATGTTGGGGGAAATGAACAAAGATCGGATATGCGCGATGCTCGAGCGGTGCCTGATCGATCCAATCCAAGAAGGTGAGGGATTCAGACCTGAAAAATATCGCCAGCTTCCCGATCCGTTTCCAGTCTGGGGTTAG
- a CDS encoding flotillin domain-containing protein — MYQTQNTFSGLLGVGTTAIIIVIALLVIGMILARLYVRASKEISFVRTGFGGQRVIMNGGALVLPVLHETIPVNMNTLRLAVRRDNDQALITRDRMRVDVVAEFYVRAQPTEESIAAAAQTLGRRTMQPEQLKELVEGKFVDALRSVAAEMTMEELHEKRTDFVQKVQQAVMEDLLKNGLELESVSLTGLDQTSMDYFNPSNAFDAEGLTRLTEEIERRKKIRNDIEQDTQIQIKTKNLESEKFSLDIRRDEEYARMEQEREVQIRQAAQSAEIAKNKAEREQEAEQAEINSKQHVEKSKILADKAVAEERIEMERLVREREIEKQKAIELAEQVREIAIAEKSKEQSEAQAEADIARAKAVQAEEKVTTSRENEIAERLKAIELIEASKEAERSAIRIKVEAEAEKVAAGDRAEALREEAEGEATAEKLRAEAAEIRYRVDADGTRSMNEAQNLLSAEQIAMQIKIKLIENLDSIIRESVKPIEKIDGIKIVQVEGLGGGGNGSSQPGHDGNLADNVVNSALRYRAQAPLLDSLLKEVGIKGGDINGITSELAGLDAEPPQNTATPAQSEKADTLKS, encoded by the coding sequence ATGTATCAAACACAAAACACCTTCAGTGGTTTGCTTGGCGTGGGCACCACTGCGATCATAATCGTTATTGCTCTTTTGGTTATCGGGATGATTTTAGCGCGTCTTTATGTGCGTGCTTCAAAGGAAATCTCGTTTGTCAGAACCGGGTTCGGTGGTCAGCGGGTGATCATGAATGGCGGTGCGCTGGTACTGCCTGTCTTGCATGAGACCATCCCGGTTAACATGAACACGCTGCGTCTGGCGGTGCGACGCGACAATGATCAAGCTTTGATTACGCGTGATCGCATGCGTGTCGATGTGGTCGCTGAATTTTATGTTCGGGCGCAACCGACCGAAGAATCCATCGCGGCTGCGGCGCAGACTCTCGGACGCCGGACCATGCAGCCTGAACAGCTCAAAGAGCTGGTTGAAGGCAAGTTTGTTGATGCACTGCGCTCCGTTGCGGCGGAAATGACGATGGAAGAACTGCATGAAAAGCGCACGGATTTTGTCCAGAAAGTGCAGCAGGCGGTGATGGAAGACCTGCTCAAGAATGGTCTGGAGCTTGAGTCTGTCTCATTGACGGGCCTCGATCAGACCAGTATGGACTATTTCAATCCATCCAACGCCTTTGATGCCGAGGGTTTGACCCGCCTGACCGAGGAAATCGAGCGGCGCAAGAAAATCCGCAACGACATCGAACAGGACACCCAGATTCAAATCAAGACCAAGAATCTGGAGAGCGAGAAGTTCAGTCTCGATATTCGGCGGGACGAAGAATATGCACGCATGGAACAGGAACGTGAAGTGCAGATACGTCAGGCGGCACAGTCTGCCGAGATTGCCAAGAACAAAGCCGAGCGAGAGCAAGAGGCGGAGCAGGCCGAGATCAACTCCAAGCAGCATGTCGAGAAGTCGAAAATCCTCGCCGATAAGGCCGTCGCAGAGGAGCGCATCGAGATGGAACGTCTGGTGCGCGAAAGAGAAATTGAAAAGCAGAAAGCAATCGAACTGGCCGAACAGGTGAGAGAGATCGCCATCGCCGAAAAGTCCAAAGAACAGTCCGAAGCACAAGCCGAAGCCGATATTGCCAGAGCGAAGGCAGTTCAGGCGGAAGAGAAAGTAACGACATCGCGCGAAAACGAAATTGCCGAACGCTTAAAGGCGATTGAACTGATCGAAGCCAGCAAGGAAGCAGAACGCAGCGCAATCCGCATCAAGGTAGAGGCTGAAGCTGAGAAAGTTGCTGCCGGCGACCGCGCAGAAGCCTTGCGCGAGGAAGCAGAAGGCGAAGCAACTGCAGAAAAATTGCGGGCCGAAGCAGCTGAAATCCGCTATCGCGTTGACGCCGATGGTACGCGATCAATGAACGAAGCCCAGAACCTCCTCTCTGCAGAGCAGATCGCCATGCAGATCAAGATCAAGCTGATCGAAAATCTGGACAGCATCATTCGCGAAAGCGTCAAGCCGATCGAAAAAATCGACGGTATTAAGATTGTACAAGTCGAGGGGCTTGGAGGCGGTGGCAACGGCTCTTCCCAGCCCGGGCACGATGGCAATCTGGCAGACAATGTCGTAAATAGCGCCCTACGCTATCGGGCGCAGGCACCGCTTCTGGACTCTTTGCTCAAGGAAGTTGGGATCAAGGGGGGAGACATTAATGGTATCACATCGGAGCTTGCAGGTCTGGATGCCGAGCCTCCCCAAAACACGGCAACTCCAGCACAAAGCGAAAAAGCAGACACACTGAAAAGCTGA
- a CDS encoding YqiJ family protein translates to MILLSYFGEPANYPFLVALFVVFVLAAIEGVGLLIGAGIFGFLDGVLPDIDLGTELDIDIDMPDMQTPSMTGQFLSWLRMGRVPVVFSLIVLLVAFGLIGLTIQGLSLSIFGSVLPAIVAVLPALLLSIPVLSLGNRFLALVLPRDETSAISRNRLIGKIATITLGEARHDFPAQAKVTDRFGLTHYIMLAPDNEDESYRQGDRLLLVRLCDNTYYGIQSTSNALK, encoded by the coding sequence ATGATTTTGCTGTCCTATTTTGGCGAGCCAGCAAACTATCCTTTTCTGGTGGCTTTGTTCGTAGTCTTCGTTTTGGCAGCGATTGAAGGTGTCGGTTTGCTGATTGGTGCGGGCATTTTCGGGTTTTTGGATGGTGTGCTGCCAGATATAGATCTGGGTACGGAACTCGATATTGACATCGATATGCCGGATATGCAGACGCCTTCGATGACCGGACAATTCCTGTCTTGGTTGCGCATGGGACGGGTGCCGGTGGTTTTTTCACTGATCGTCTTGCTTGTTGCTTTCGGTTTGATCGGCTTGACGATCCAAGGTCTGAGCCTGTCAATATTTGGGAGCGTACTGCCTGCCATTGTAGCGGTTCTACCGGCCCTTCTTCTATCCATACCGGTTCTCAGTCTCGGCAACCGATTCCTGGCCCTTGTCCTACCAAGAGATGAGACATCGGCCATATCCAGAAATCGGCTTATTGGCAAAATCGCCACCATCACTTTGGGAGAAGCGAGACATGATTTTCCCGCCCAAGCCAAGGTAACCGATCGGTTTGGCCTCACTCACTATATCATGCTCGCTCCGGACAACGAGGACGAAAGCTACAGGCAAGGAGATCGGCTGCTGCTGGTCCGCCTGTGCGACAACACCTATTACGGCATTCAATCGACATCTAATGCCTTGAAATAA
- a CDS encoding PspA/IM30 family protein codes for MTEKLTSRVGRIISGSFNALLDTVEDAAPEAMLEQAIREVDDAIEDVRAELGKIIAAKHVANKKLADKNAQHDDLSSKIEIALTEKREDLAEAAIAQQLDIEAQLPVLEQTIADASENEKELEGYIAALQAKRREMAEELKAFREAKAASNTGQTGGPSAAQADISKATKAFDRIMERQGIPPSKGAASAKTAAQMQELEQLSQQNRIKERLTAIKSRLEE; via the coding sequence ATGACGGAAAAATTGACGAGCCGCGTGGGGCGGATCATCAGCGGCAGCTTCAATGCCCTACTGGACACTGTTGAAGATGCTGCGCCTGAGGCTATGTTGGAGCAAGCCATCCGCGAAGTTGATGATGCCATCGAAGATGTGCGTGCCGAACTAGGCAAAATCATTGCAGCAAAGCATGTCGCGAATAAAAAGCTAGCCGATAAAAATGCCCAACACGACGATTTGAGTTCCAAAATCGAGATCGCGCTGACCGAAAAGCGCGAAGATCTTGCAGAAGCAGCCATCGCTCAGCAACTGGATATCGAAGCACAATTGCCAGTGCTGGAACAAACCATCGCTGATGCATCGGAAAATGAAAAGGAACTCGAAGGATACATTGCAGCCCTGCAAGCAAAAAGGCGGGAAATGGCCGAAGAGTTGAAAGCCTTTCGTGAAGCAAAGGCTGCATCGAACACTGGCCAAACTGGCGGTCCTTCCGCAGCCCAAGCCGACATCTCCAAGGCAACCAAAGCCTTCGACCGCATAATGGAACGGCAAGGCATTCCGCCTTCCAAGGGTGCAGCAAGCGCAAAAACCGCCGCGCAAATGCAGGAGTTGGAACAACTCAGCCAGCAAAACCGGATCAAGGAAAGACTGACAGCGATCAAGTCTCGCCTTGAAGAATAG
- a CDS encoding cupin domain-containing protein, producing the protein MQITRAGHDVKAAPSGISNQPFLCQPLLEAQTDGAMTAMCVFMGPGTRPYWHTHPHGQLLYVLEGKGLVQREYGNIEEVSKGDCIWFAPDEPHWHGACPDNAFSYICIQQNSGTRSVQWLPTSETQSLAVSQEPR; encoded by the coding sequence ATGCAAATCACGCGAGCGGGTCATGATGTAAAGGCAGCGCCGTCCGGCATCTCCAACCAGCCTTTCTTGTGTCAACCTCTTCTCGAAGCCCAAACAGATGGCGCAATGACCGCCATGTGCGTGTTTATGGGGCCAGGAACCAGACCCTATTGGCATACGCACCCGCATGGGCAGTTGCTTTATGTTCTTGAAGGCAAGGGGTTGGTTCAGCGCGAATACGGAAACATTGAGGAGGTTTCAAAAGGAGACTGCATCTGGTTCGCCCCGGATGAGCCTCACTGGCATGGCGCTTGCCCCGATAACGCGTTCAGTTACATTTGCATCCAGCAAAATAGCGGAACACGGTCCGTTCAATGGCTTCCCACATCTGAAACTCAAAGCCTAGCTGTCAGCCAAGAGCCAAGATGA
- a CDS encoding tautomerase family protein — translation MMPFTRISLRAGHSRETLSAITDSLDVALTECFDVPEKDRFVMIHQHQPEELIFDRQYGGGPRSDDFILFHITTGMERPEAVKRAFYQRLVTALKDKPGIDPKDVMIVVSNSKVSDWSFSGGQPASEIRGVQ, via the coding sequence ATGATGCCCTTTACCCGCATATCTTTACGCGCAGGCCACTCCAGGGAGACGTTGAGCGCCATTACCGACAGTCTTGATGTCGCACTGACCGAATGCTTCGACGTTCCCGAGAAAGATCGCTTTGTCATGATTCATCAACATCAGCCAGAAGAGTTGATCTTTGATCGTCAGTATGGCGGTGGTCCGCGCAGCGACGATTTCATCCTCTTCCACATCACGACTGGCATGGAACGACCAGAGGCTGTAAAAAGAGCCTTCTATCAGCGCCTTGTCACCGCTCTGAAGGACAAGCCGGGCATTGATCCAAAAGACGTCATGATCGTTGTTTCGAATTCCAAGGTTTCAGACTGGTCCTTTTCTGGAGGCCAACCCGCATCTGAAATACGTGGAGTGCAATGA
- a CDS encoding LysR substrate-binding domain-containing protein, whose product MQKLNLSLIALRIFVMGVEAGSFAIAAERAGRSPSAVSIRNLEGCVRVGFQEDLGECILPNILGRFARAHPKVHIEERITRNKELREKAANGQLDIALTWRDSSTFTHSEKLADIPLCGLASRNGVQLLEQNPDASIPLIALEAP is encoded by the coding sequence ATGCAGAAGCTCAACTTGAGCCTGATAGCCTTGCGAATATTTGTGATGGGCGTAGAAGCCGGATCATTTGCCATTGCCGCTGAACGGGCAGGACGCTCACCATCAGCCGTGAGCATCCGCAATCTGGAAGGCTGCGTTCGTGTTGGCTTTCAGGAAGATTTAGGTGAGTGTATTTTACCCAATATTTTGGGTCGATTTGCCCGCGCCCATCCTAAGGTGCACATTGAAGAACGCATCACTCGAAACAAGGAGTTGCGAGAAAAGGCTGCCAATGGACAGCTTGATATCGCTTTGACATGGAGGGACAGTTCCACATTTACCCATTCGGAAAAATTGGCCGACATCCCGCTTTGCGGGCTGGCAAGCCGGAACGGCGTACAACTCTTGGAGCAAAATCCTGATGCTTCGATACCTTTGATCGCTCTGGAGGCTCCGTGA